Within Legionella birminghamensis, the genomic segment GAACCCGCAAAACCGATCAATATCAAACAGCATTACGATCGAATTGCCTGTGTATTTCAGGGAGGAGGCGCTTTAGGTGCCTATCAGGTGGGCGCATTTCGTGCAATTCATGAAAAAGGTTATCATCCGAATTTTCTAGCGGGTGTCTCCATCGGAGCGATCAACAGTTCGATTATTGCCGGCAATCCTGTGGATCAGCAAATTGAAAAATTGATGACCTTCTGGAATACAATTGTTCCTAATCTATGGACTGATTCACTCTTTCAACATGAAATGCCTGACTATATCCATCATATGCATAACCGCATCGGAGCCTTGCATTCTGTATTTTTTGGCCTGGAAGGTTTTTTTAAGCCCCGCCCCTTCCCCCCTCATGCGTTTTCTAACAATACACCGGATAATTTAAGCTATTACGACACCTCTTACTTACGGAAAACCTTAACTGAATTAATTGATTTTGATCGAATAAATGACAAAAAAGTAACCTTGTGTTTGGGCGCTGTTGATATTGCCTCAGGAGAGATGGAGTTTTTTAATAATCAGATCACAGAAATAACCGTGGACCATGTCATGGCCAGCGGCGCTTTGCCGCCTGGCTTCCCCGCCATTAAAATTGGCGACAAATATTACTGGGACGGCGGTATTTATGCCAACACCCCATTGGTTACTGTATTGGATGCACTGCCGGAAATGGACACTTTGTGCTTTGTTGTCGATTGTTTTAGCCTGCAAGGCAAATTACCGCAGACGATGGACGAGATGGAGGAACGGCAAAAAGATATTCGCTACGCCAGTCATTCCAGACGCCTGACGAATGTGTACACCAGCCGCCAGAATTTACAGGCCGCAATTCAATACCTAAGCGATAAACTAACTCCGGAAGCGATGCAGGATCCTGAGGTACAGAAAATCCTCGAGCTCGGCCATAGTAAACATTTCAGTGTGGTGCATATCATTTACCGCGGCACCCATTTTGCCCACTCTTTTAAAGATTATAATTTTGTCCGATCGGCGGTTGATTTTCGAATGAATATTGGGTATCAGAATGCTATGGATGTTTTAAGTAAGCCGGATTGGGAGCAAAAATCAGACAAGGCGCTGGCCTGCTCTATTTATGGTGTGCCTTCGGATTATTTTGATCAGCATTAGTGGTTAAATTCCTGTTCACGTGATCTGAATCCCCGCAGCTTCAATCACCCGAATCCCCAGGGCAACGACCCATAGCTATCTACACATCGCCACTACGCCCTGCGGCTTGTCCACAGGGTCCAGTGACTTTCTATGAGTCTTATGGATCCCTCGGACAACAAGCCGAGGGACGTAGGAGCAAGGAGCAGACTGTATTTTGAAAGATGTGTAGATAGCTATGGGCAATCGACCGCGGGGTCCATATCTGATGGCCAAACAAGCACAAACTACATTTTTTGCAATACTTCCTGCAAATGTTTTACAGGCTCCACTTCAAGTCCAATAGCCTGTTTCGGCGCGTTGGCAAAAGGGACAATAGCACGTTTAAATCCATGTTTGGCGGCTTCCCTCAAGCGCTCCTGACCGCTCTGCACTGGACGAATTTCACCGGCCAGGCCAACTTCACCAAAAATGATAGTTTCACGGTCAAACACTCTGTTTCTTAAACTCGATACAACGGCCGCCAGTAAAGCGAGATCACTTCCTGTCTCGGTGACTTTGACCCCGCCTACCACATTAATGAATACATCCTGATCAAAGGTTGCCACACCGCCATGCCGATGCAAAACCGCCAGCAGAATCGCCAGACGATTATGTTCAAGTCCTGCAGTGACTCGTTTGGGCTGCTGACCATGCGCTTCATCCACCAGAGCCTGTACTTCCACCAACATAGGCCGAGACCCTTCCCAGGTCACCATTACTGCGCTGCCGGGCGTGGGTTCGGGTTGCCGGGACAGGAAAATAGCGGAAGGATTGGCAACTTCTTTGAGTCCGCGATCAGTCATTGCAAAAATGCCCAGCTCATTCACTGCGCCAAAACGATTTTTTATTGCACGTATAACTCGAAAACGGCTATCGCTTTGCCCTTCAAAATACAAAACGCTATCCACCATATGCTCCAGGACGCGAGGACCGGCCAGAGCCCCTTCTTTGGTTACATGGCCGACAATAAATACAGCAACTTGCGCGCTTTTAGCAAAACGAACCAACTGTGCGGCAGATTCCCTTACCTGGCTAACGCCGCCAGGCGCAGAGGAAATGCTATCCGTGAATATGGTCTGTACGGAATCAATTACCATAACCCGCGGCTTTTCAAGCTGGGCATGGTTAATTATGGTTTCCACATGGGTTTCTGCCAATAAACGAAGCCCCTCCAGCGGAAGTTGCAGGCGTTTTGCCCGCATGGCAACCTGCTGTAATGATTCTTCACCCGTCACATAAAGCACTTTTTGCTGTACCGATAAATTAGCCAGGGTTTGCAGCAGTAAGGTCGATTTACCAATGCCCGGGTCTCCACCGATAAGAACAACCGAACCATCAACCAGGCCGCCGCCAAGGACTCGATTAAGCTCGGATAAGCCGCAGTCCATCCGTACCTCATGGTTAATTACGACTTCCTCGACGGAGGTTACTATTGATTTCTGATTGGCATAATTGCCAATGCGTAAATTTTTGGCCGGCGCAATGCTCTCTTCAATAACAGAATTCCATGCACCGCATTGCGCGCACTGTCCAGACCATTGGGAAAAGCTGGC encodes:
- the radA gene encoding DNA repair protein RadA is translated as MKTKIRYCCSQCAASFSQWSGQCAQCGAWNSVIEESIAPAKNLRIGNYANQKSIVTSVEEVVINHEVRMDCGLSELNRVLGGGLVDGSVVLIGGDPGIGKSTLLLQTLANLSVQQKVLYVTGEESLQQVAMRAKRLQLPLEGLRLLAETHVETIINHAQLEKPRVMVIDSVQTIFTDSISSAPGGVSQVRESAAQLVRFAKSAQVAVFIVGHVTKEGALAGPRVLEHMVDSVLYFEGQSDSRFRVIRAIKNRFGAVNELGIFAMTDRGLKEVANPSAIFLSRQPEPTPGSAVMVTWEGSRPMLVEVQALVDEAHGQQPKRVTAGLEHNRLAILLAVLHRHGGVATFDQDVFINVVGGVKVTETGSDLALLAAVVSSLRNRVFDRETIIFGEVGLAGEIRPVQSGQERLREAAKHGFKRAIVPFANAPKQAIGLEVEPVKHLQEVLQKM
- a CDS encoding patatin-like phospholipase family protein, translating into MRQKDKRHEIKCHHKGPLCRINEPAKPINIKQHYDRIACVFQGGGALGAYQVGAFRAIHEKGYHPNFLAGVSIGAINSSIIAGNPVDQQIEKLMTFWNTIVPNLWTDSLFQHEMPDYIHHMHNRIGALHSVFFGLEGFFKPRPFPPHAFSNNTPDNLSYYDTSYLRKTLTELIDFDRINDKKVTLCLGAVDIASGEMEFFNNQITEITVDHVMASGALPPGFPAIKIGDKYYWDGGIYANTPLVTVLDALPEMDTLCFVVDCFSLQGKLPQTMDEMEERQKDIRYASHSRRLTNVYTSRQNLQAAIQYLSDKLTPEAMQDPEVQKILELGHSKHFSVVHIIYRGTHFAHSFKDYNFVRSAVDFRMNIGYQNAMDVLSKPDWEQKSDKALACSIYGVPSDYFDQH